A window from Burkholderiales bacterium encodes these proteins:
- the lepA gene encoding elongation factor 4, with the protein MQHIRNFSIIAHIDHGKSTLADRLIQLCGGLSDREMEDQVLDSMELERERGITIKAQTAALEYTARDGRRYLLNLIDTPGHVDFSYEVSRSLAACEGALLVVDASQGVEAQTVANCYTAIEQGIEVVPVLNKIDLPSAEPDRVIGEIEDIIGIPARDALRCSAKSGEGVPEVLEAIIRRIPPPVGDPEAPLKALIIDSWFDNYVGVVMLVRVVDGVLRPKDRIRFMSTGAEYLCEQVGVFTPKSMAKDCLGAGEVGFVTAGIKELTAARVGDTVTHAARPAAGPLPGFKEVKPQVFAGLYPVDAGDYGALRDALEKLKLNDASLHFEPETSQALGFGFRCGFLGLLHLDIVQERLEREYGMNLITTAPTVVYQVLLRDGTELHIENPSRLPESSKIEEIREPVITAHILLPQDYVGPVITLCEARRGVQRNMQYLGRQVMLTYELPLNEVVMDFFDRLKSVSRGYASLDYEFKEFRASDLVKLDILINGERVDALSAIVHRSGAQARGRELAAKMRELIPRQMFDVAVQAAIGSQIIARETVKALRKNVLAKCYGGDVTRKKKLLEKQKAGKKRMKQVGSVEIPQEAFLAVLRVEGK; encoded by the coding sequence ATGCAGCACATTCGCAACTTCTCGATCATCGCCCACATCGACCACGGCAAGTCCACCCTCGCCGACCGCCTGATCCAGCTCTGTGGCGGGCTTTCGGATCGGGAAATGGAGGACCAGGTGCTCGACTCCATGGAGCTCGAGCGAGAGCGCGGGATTACCATCAAGGCCCAGACGGCGGCGCTGGAGTACACGGCCCGGGACGGCCGGCGCTACCTCCTGAACCTGATCGACACGCCGGGCCACGTGGACTTCTCCTACGAGGTGTCCCGGTCGCTTGCGGCGTGCGAAGGGGCGCTCCTGGTAGTGGACGCCTCCCAGGGCGTGGAGGCCCAGACCGTCGCCAACTGCTACACCGCCATCGAGCAGGGCATCGAGGTGGTGCCCGTACTCAACAAGATCGACCTGCCTTCGGCGGAGCCGGACCGGGTGATCGGGGAAATCGAGGACATCATCGGCATTCCGGCCCGGGACGCCCTGCGCTGCTCGGCCAAGAGCGGGGAGGGGGTGCCCGAAGTGCTGGAGGCGATCATCCGGCGCATCCCGCCGCCCGTCGGGGACCCGGAGGCGCCCCTGAAGGCCCTGATCATCGATTCCTGGTTCGACAACTACGTGGGCGTGGTCATGCTGGTGCGGGTGGTGGACGGGGTCCTGCGCCCGAAAGACCGGATCCGCTTCATGTCCACCGGCGCCGAGTACCTGTGCGAGCAGGTGGGGGTGTTCACCCCCAAATCCATGGCCAAGGACTGCCTGGGCGCGGGGGAGGTGGGGTTCGTCACCGCGGGGATCAAGGAGCTCACCGCGGCGCGGGTCGGCGACACCGTGACCCACGCCGCCCGGCCAGCCGCAGGCCCGCTTCCCGGCTTCAAAGAGGTGAAGCCCCAGGTGTTCGCCGGGCTCTATCCGGTGGACGCGGGCGACTACGGCGCCCTGCGCGACGCCCTGGAAAAGCTGAAGCTCAACGACGCGTCGCTCCACTTCGAGCCCGAGACCTCCCAGGCCCTGGGCTTCGGCTTCCGCTGCGGCTTCCTGGGCCTGCTGCACTTGGACATCGTGCAGGAGAGGCTGGAGCGGGAATACGGGATGAACTTGATCACCACCGCGCCCACGGTGGTCTACCAGGTGCTGCTGCGCGACGGCACCGAGCTGCACATCGAAAACCCGTCGCGCCTTCCGGAGTCCTCCAAGATCGAGGAGATCCGCGAGCCCGTCATCACCGCCCACATCCTCCTGCCCCAGGACTACGTGGGCCCGGTTATCACCCTGTGCGAGGCGCGGCGCGGGGTGCAGCGGAACATGCAGTACCTGGGGCGGCAAGTAATGCTCACCTACGAGCTGCCGCTCAACGAAGTGGTCATGGATTTCTTCGACCGGCTTAAGTCGGTCTCCCGCGGCTACGCCTCCCTGGACTACGAATTCAAGGAGTTCCGCGCCTCCGACCTGGTAAAGCTGGACATCCTGATCAACGGGGAGCGGGTGGACGCCCTATCGGCCATCGTGCACCGCTCCGGAGCCCAGGCCCGGGGGCGGGAGCTGGCGGCCAAGATGCGGGAGCTCATTCCCCGGCAGATGTTCGACGTGGCGGTCCAGGCGGCCATCGGCTCCCAGATCATCGCCCGGGAGACGGTCAAGGCGCTGCGCAAAAACGTGCTCGCCAAGTGCTACGGCGGCGACGTGACGCGCAAGAAGAAGCTGCTGGAGAAGCAGAAGGCGGGGAAGAAACGCATGAAGCAGGTGGGCAGCGTGGAGATTCCCCAGGAAGCCTTCCTTGCGGTGCTGCGGGTCGAAGGCAAATAA
- a CDS encoding thioredoxin family protein — protein sequence MAETISLTLYSRAYCHLCEEMERALAALAPVLGFRVEVVDVDADPRLERRYGERVPVLAAGERELCCYRLDLQALDAYLAEIR from the coding sequence ATGGCTGAGACGATATCCCTCACCCTCTACAGCCGGGCCTACTGCCACCTGTGCGAGGAGATGGAACGGGCGCTGGCAGCCCTCGCCCCCGTCCTCGGGTTCCGGGTGGAGGTGGTGGACGTGGACGCCGATCCCCGGCTCGAGCGTCGCTACGGCGAGCGGGTGCCGGTGCTGGCGGCCGGCGAGCGGGAGTTGTGCTGCTACCGCCTCGACCTCCAGGCGCTTGATGCATACCTCGCGGAAATTCGCTAA
- a CDS encoding peptidase yields MLSRLTFLFSALLLAFAVAAKELPDFTGIVEQNAAAVVNVSTTQTVKSGAPQLPNIPEDDPFYEFFRRFVPNFPYLPREFQSRSLGSGFIISPDGYILTNAHVVDSADEIIVKLVDKREFKAKVIGADKRTDVALIKIDAQGLPTVRFGDPNKLKVGEWVVAIGSPFGFEHSVTAGIVSAKGRSLPQENFVPFIQTDVAINPGNSGGPLFNMQGEVVGINSQIYSRTGGFMGLSFAIPIDVAMDVADQLRAHGKVRRGKLGVVIQEVTRDLAESFGLSKPMGALIASVEKGSPAEKAGLEVGDIILKYDGKPVASSSDLPRMVGSTKPGTKVTVQVWRKGATKDVQVTVGELPEEQVAKASGRQGERGSAAADRLGLVLSDLPADKKKELGVDGGVLVEDVKPGPAARAGIRPGDVILGINNEDVKSVEQFRKIVGGIEKGRHVALLVRRGESTTFLTAKIDG; encoded by the coding sequence ATGTTGAGCCGCCTGACGTTTCTTTTTTCCGCATTGCTCCTCGCTTTTGCTGTAGCCGCGAAGGAGCTTCCCGACTTCACCGGCATCGTCGAGCAAAACGCCGCGGCGGTGGTCAACGTGAGCACCACCCAGACGGTCAAAAGCGGTGCACCCCAGTTGCCCAATATTCCAGAGGACGATCCTTTCTACGAGTTCTTCCGCCGCTTCGTACCCAACTTTCCCTATCTGCCCCGGGAATTCCAATCCCGCTCCCTGGGCTCCGGCTTCATCATCAGCCCGGACGGCTACATCCTCACCAACGCCCATGTGGTGGACAGCGCCGACGAGATCATCGTGAAGCTGGTGGACAAACGGGAGTTCAAGGCCAAGGTGATCGGCGCCGACAAGCGCACCGACGTGGCGCTGATCAAGATCGACGCCCAGGGGCTGCCCACGGTGCGCTTCGGCGATCCGAACAAGCTCAAGGTGGGAGAGTGGGTGGTGGCCATCGGCTCCCCCTTCGGGTTCGAGCATTCCGTGACCGCGGGCATCGTGAGCGCCAAAGGACGGTCGCTACCCCAGGAGAACTTCGTGCCCTTCATTCAGACCGACGTGGCCATCAACCCGGGCAATTCGGGGGGGCCGTTGTTCAACATGCAGGGCGAGGTGGTGGGCATCAACTCCCAGATCTACAGCCGCACCGGCGGCTTCATGGGATTGTCCTTCGCCATCCCGATCGACGTGGCCATGGACGTCGCCGACCAGCTCCGGGCCCATGGCAAAGTGCGGCGGGGAAAGCTCGGGGTGGTGATCCAGGAGGTCACCCGGGACCTGGCCGAATCCTTCGGATTGTCCAAGCCCATGGGAGCGCTGATCGCCTCGGTGGAGAAGGGCAGCCCGGCGGAAAAAGCCGGCCTGGAGGTGGGCGACATCATCCTCAAATACGACGGCAAGCCGGTTGCCTCCTCCAGCGACCTGCCGCGCATGGTGGGGTCCACCAAGCCGGGGACCAAGGTCACTGTGCAAGTCTGGCGCAAGGGGGCGACGAAAGACGTCCAGGTCACCGTAGGCGAGCTGCCCGAGGAGCAGGTGGCGAAGGCCTCGGGTCGGCAAGGGGAGCGGGGAAGCGCCGCTGCCGATCGCTTGGGCCTGGTCCTCTCCGATCTGCCGGCGGACAAGAAGAAGGAGCTGGGGGTCGACGGCGGCGTGCTGGTGGAGGACGTGAAGCCCGGCCCCGCCGCCCGGGCCGGCATCCGCCCGGGGGACGTGATCCTCGGCATCAATAACGAGGACGTGAAAAGCGTGGAGCAATTCCGCAAGATCGTCGGCGGGATCGAGAAAGGCCGCCACGTGGCGCTGCTCGTGCGCCGGGGGGAGAGCACCACCTTCCTGACGGCCAAGATCGATGGCTGA
- the mucB gene encoding siderophore-interacting protein, with protein MIRWALLVALALGALPAAAADGGDGLAWLQRVASAARTVNYVGTFVYQHGNRVESSRIIHLVDETGEHEKLETLDGPPREIIRHNDEIYCYFPEAKRLRIEKGLPRKTFPALLPDQLSALAENYHVRLGGRERIAGYECQVILLEPKDGLRYGHKLWADAGSGLLIKAIMFDDKGRVVEQFAFTQVEIGRPIDRALLQPKYEARALVQQENVMTDGQGAAKPSGWVIRDPPPGFKKVLEARRMLGAKPRPVTHIMLSDGLVAVSVFVEAVEPNPPAIHRLSNQGAINVVSRVVNNHLITVVGEAPAVTVMKIANSIAHQDQ; from the coding sequence ATGATCCGCTGGGCGCTGTTGGTTGCGCTGGCGCTGGGAGCCCTCCCTGCGGCGGCGGCCGACGGCGGCGACGGCCTCGCCTGGCTGCAGCGCGTCGCCAGCGCCGCGCGCACGGTCAACTATGTCGGCACCTTCGTCTATCAGCACGGCAACCGGGTCGAATCCTCCCGCATCATCCATCTGGTGGATGAGACCGGCGAACACGAGAAGCTGGAAACCCTGGACGGTCCGCCGCGGGAGATCATCCGCCACAACGACGAGATCTATTGCTACTTCCCGGAGGCGAAGCGGCTACGGATCGAAAAGGGGCTGCCCCGGAAGACCTTCCCGGCCTTGCTGCCGGATCAGCTCTCCGCGCTCGCCGAGAATTACCACGTGCGCCTGGGCGGGCGCGAGCGCATCGCGGGCTACGAGTGCCAGGTGATCCTCCTGGAGCCCAAGGACGGGCTGCGCTACGGGCACAAGCTTTGGGCCGACGCGGGATCGGGCCTGCTGATCAAGGCGATCATGTTCGACGACAAGGGCCGGGTGGTGGAGCAGTTCGCCTTCACCCAGGTGGAGATCGGCCGTCCCATCGATCGGGCCCTGCTTCAGCCCAAGTACGAGGCCCGCGCCCTGGTACAACAGGAGAACGTGATGACCGATGGGCAAGGCGCCGCCAAGCCGTCGGGCTGGGTCATCCGGGATCCTCCGCCAGGCTTCAAAAAGGTTCTGGAAGCCAGGCGCATGCTGGGCGCGAAGCCACGCCCGGTAACCCACATCATGCTGTCCGACGGGCTAGTGGCGGTGTCCGTGTTTGTCGAAGCGGTGGAGCCCAATCCGCCGGCGATCCACCGCCTGTCCAATCAAGGGGCCATCAACGTCGTCTCCCGGGTGGTGAACAACCACTTGATCACGGTGGTGGGCGAGGCGCCCGCCGTCACGGTGATGAAGATCGCCAATTCCATCGCCCATCAAGACCAGTAG
- the rpoE gene encoding RNA polymerase sigma factor, with protein sequence MGDREIDQALVERAQRGDKHAFDLLVSKYQRKLARLLSRFIRDPAEIEDVTQEAFIKAYRALPSFRGDSAFYTWLYRIGINTAKNYLVAMGRRAPTTTEFEAEEAETFEDAEQLRDVNTPEAELMSKQIAQTVNDSMAALPEELRTAITLREIEGLSYEEIATIMGCPIGTVRSRIFRAREAIAANLRPLLGTSKDKRW encoded by the coding sequence ATGGGTGACCGGGAGATCGACCAGGCGTTGGTCGAGCGGGCGCAGCGTGGTGATAAGCACGCCTTCGACTTGCTGGTCAGCAAGTACCAGCGGAAGCTGGCCCGGCTCTTGTCCCGCTTCATCCGGGACCCCGCCGAAATCGAGGACGTGACCCAGGAAGCCTTTATCAAGGCCTACCGGGCCCTACCTTCGTTTCGGGGTGACAGCGCTTTCTATACGTGGCTGTACCGGATCGGGATCAACACCGCCAAGAACTACCTGGTGGCGATGGGGCGGCGGGCCCCCACCACCACGGAATTCGAGGCCGAAGAGGCGGAGACGTTCGAAGACGCGGAGCAGTTGAGGGACGTCAACACGCCGGAAGCGGAACTCATGAGCAAGCAGATCGCTCAGACGGTGAACGACTCCATGGCGGCGCTGCCCGAGGAACTGCGCACCGCCATCACGCTTCGGGAAATCGAAGGTTTGAGCTACGAAGAGATCGCGACCATCATGGGTTGCCCCATCGGGACGGTGCGCTCGCGGATCTTCCGGGCACGCGAGGCGATCGCAGCCAACCTGCGACCGCTACTGGGTACCAGCAAGGACAAGAGGTGGTGA
- the nadB gene encoding L-aspartate oxidase, with translation MLRFDVAIIGTGLAGLTAALHLAEHKRVGLITKKTLLDGASSWAQGGIAAVLSQEDSLESHLRDTLVAGAGLCDETVVRYMVEHGREAIQWLIDQGVPFTRDKENEGAYHLTREGGHSVRRVIHAADATGRAVQTTLEAKVREHPNITLLERHMAVDLVTAAKLGLPGNRCHGLYVLDGEQGEVRTLAADFVILATGGAGKVYLYTTNPDTATGDGIAMAWRAGCRVANMEFIQFHPTCLYHPHVKSFLISEAVRGEGGVLRLPDGTRFMPWHDERAELAPRDIVARAIDFEMKKRGLDCVYLDISHKSAEFLKSHFPTIYTRCKELGIDITRDPIPVVPAAHYTCGGVMADVAGRTDLPGLYAIGETAHTGLHGANRLASNSLLECLVMGRAAAEDILRQGPQPAVPLPAWDESRVTDADEEIVISHNWDELRRFMWDYVGIVRTDKRLERARHRIRLLSEEIEEYYANFRVSSDLLELRNLVLTADLIVKSASLRRESRGLHYSRDYPQPLPTASNTVLVPDAPRRPLRQRAPLY, from the coding sequence TTGTTGCGCTTCGACGTCGCCATCATCGGCACCGGCCTGGCCGGCCTGACGGCCGCCTTGCATCTGGCGGAGCACAAGCGGGTCGGTCTCATCACCAAGAAAACCCTCCTGGACGGGGCCAGCAGCTGGGCTCAGGGAGGCATCGCGGCAGTCCTGTCCCAGGAGGACTCCCTGGAATCCCACCTTCGGGACACCCTGGTGGCCGGGGCGGGCCTGTGCGACGAGACGGTGGTCCGCTACATGGTGGAGCACGGGCGGGAGGCCATCCAATGGCTCATTGACCAGGGGGTTCCCTTCACCCGGGACAAGGAAAACGAAGGGGCTTACCACCTCACCCGGGAAGGGGGGCACAGCGTGCGCCGGGTGATCCACGCCGCCGACGCCACCGGCCGGGCGGTGCAGACCACGCTGGAGGCCAAGGTGCGGGAGCACCCTAACATTACCCTGCTGGAGCGGCACATGGCGGTGGATCTCGTCACCGCCGCCAAGCTGGGCTTGCCGGGCAACCGGTGCCATGGCCTCTACGTGCTGGACGGGGAGCAGGGGGAGGTGCGGACCCTTGCGGCCGATTTCGTCATCCTGGCCACGGGCGGCGCCGGCAAGGTCTACCTCTATACCACCAACCCGGATACCGCCACCGGGGACGGCATCGCTATGGCCTGGCGGGCGGGATGCCGGGTGGCCAACATGGAGTTCATCCAGTTCCATCCCACCTGCCTTTACCATCCCCATGTCAAATCCTTCCTCATTTCCGAGGCGGTGCGGGGGGAAGGGGGGGTGCTGCGGCTGCCCGACGGGACCCGCTTCATGCCCTGGCACGACGAGCGGGCGGAGCTCGCTCCCCGGGATATTGTGGCCCGGGCGATCGACTTCGAGATGAAGAAACGGGGTTTAGACTGTGTCTATCTAGACATCTCCCACAAGTCGGCCGAATTCCTGAAAAGCCATTTCCCCACCATTTATACCCGGTGCAAGGAGCTCGGCATCGACATCACCCGGGACCCGATTCCCGTGGTCCCGGCCGCCCACTACACCTGTGGCGGCGTAATGGCGGACGTGGCCGGGCGTACCGATCTGCCGGGCCTGTACGCCATCGGGGAGACCGCCCACACTGGCCTGCACGGCGCCAACCGGCTGGCCAGCAACTCGCTGTTGGAGTGCCTGGTGATGGGCCGGGCGGCGGCGGAGGACATCCTGCGCCAGGGACCCCAGCCCGCCGTGCCCCTGCCGGCCTGGGACGAGAGCCGGGTGACGGACGCCGACGAGGAGATCGTGATCTCCCACAACTGGGACGAGCTGCGCCGCTTCATGTGGGACTACGTGGGCATCGTGCGTACGGACAAGCGGCTGGAGCGGGCCCGGCACCGGATCCGGCTGCTCAGCGAGGAGATCGAGGAATACTACGCCAACTTCCGGGTGAGCAGCGACCTGCTGGAGCTGAGGAACCTGGTGCTGACGGCGGACTTGATCGTGAAAAGCGCCTCCTTACGCCGGGAGAGCCGGGGGCTGCACTATAGCCGGGATTACCCCCAGCCGCTCCCCACCGCCTCCAATACGGTGCTGGTGCCCGACGCGCCCCGGCGCCCGTTGCGGCAGCGGGCCCCGCTTTATTGA
- a CDS encoding universal stress protein UspA, with product MFKHILLPTDGSELSQIAITKGIAFAKSIGARVTGLHVAPEFEPIAYDGLMPVDPITDEQFAEEARARGKTYLAAIERAAQEAGIPCETVFTTGHHPFEVIIRTAEERGCDLIVMASHGRRGIASLLLGGETMRVLSHTKIPVLVFR from the coding sequence ATGTTCAAGCATATCCTGCTGCCCACGGACGGCTCGGAGCTGTCCCAGATCGCCATCACCAAAGGAATCGCCTTCGCCAAGAGCATCGGCGCCCGGGTCACGGGCTTGCACGTGGCGCCGGAGTTCGAGCCCATCGCCTACGACGGGCTGATGCCGGTGGACCCCATCACCGACGAGCAGTTCGCCGAGGAGGCCCGGGCCCGGGGCAAGACCTATCTCGCCGCCATCGAACGGGCAGCCCAGGAGGCGGGGATCCCGTGCGAGACCGTCTTCACCACCGGCCACCACCCGTTCGAGGTCATCATCCGCACGGCCGAGGAGCGGGGCTGCGACCTGATCGTGATGGCTTCCCATGGGCGCCGGGGCATCGCCAGCCTGCTCCTGGGAGGGGAGACCATGCGGGTTTTAAGCCACACCAAGATTCCGGTGCTGGTGTTCCGCTGA